Proteins co-encoded in one Novosphingobium sp. PP1Y genomic window:
- a CDS encoding GlsB/YeaQ/YmgE family stress response membrane protein — MLNIIGAIISGLIIGVLARFFYPGAVDMGWIATILLGIGGSLVAGLVSSRGQRDFSRAGCLASIIGAIVLIFLGRLLGIGA, encoded by the coding sequence ATGCTCAACATCATCGGCGCAATCATCAGCGGCCTCATCATCGGCGTGCTGGCGCGTTTCTTCTACCCGGGCGCGGTCGACATGGGCTGGATCGCGACGATCCTGCTGGGCATCGGCGGTTCTCTCGTCGCCGGGCTGGTCTCCAGCCGTGGTCAGCGCGACTTCAGCCGCGCCGGCTGCCTCGCCTCGATCATCGGTGCCATCGTGCTGATCTTCCTCGGTCGGCTGCTCGGAATCGGCGCCTGA
- a CDS encoding ribonucleoside-diphosphate reductase subunit alpha, whose product MTRGRKVDFRNESDAVVESADVEHVGAVASDTDCAVGAQDASKQNKETGKGPAVAMDKSDIATADLVDAAKAPRKSDSKTIHDRRFKVVTDDSRDALLTDFGKETLDDRYLLPGEKYQDIFARVADAYADDQEHAQRLYDYISKLWFMPATPVLSNGGTGRGLPISCYLNSVDDSLEGIVATWNENVWLASRGGGIGTYWGSVRGIGEPVGLNGKTSGIIPFVRVMDSLTLAISQGSLRRGSAACYIDVSHPEIEEFLEIRKPSGDFNRKALNLHHGVLLTDEFMEAVRDGREFELKSPRDGSVRGSVNARSLFQKLVETRLATGEPYIVFSDTVNRMMPKHHRDLGLKVSTSNLCSEITLPTGRDHLGNDRTAVCCLSSLNLETWDQWKGEKRFVEDVLRFLDNVLQDYIDRAPDEMARAKYSAMRERSVGMGVMGFHSFLQQKGIAFESAMAKALNLQMFQYINQKANEASMMLAKERGPCPDAADQGVMERFSCKMAIAPTASISIICGGTSACIEPIPANIYTHKTLSGSFVVKNPYLQKLLASKSKDSTNVWNSILEHGGSVQQLDFLSPEEKAIYKTSFEIDQRWLLEFAADRTPYIDQAQSLNLFIPADVDKWDLMMLHFQAWERGIKSLYYLRSKSVQRAGFAGGVEADNTKVAPKFEIGETTDYDECLACQ is encoded by the coding sequence ATGACACGGGGGCGAAAAGTGGATTTCAGGAACGAAAGCGACGCGGTCGTGGAAAGTGCTGACGTGGAACATGTCGGGGCGGTGGCTTCGGATACGGACTGTGCCGTAGGGGCGCAGGACGCGAGCAAACAGAACAAGGAGACGGGCAAGGGCCCGGCAGTCGCCATGGATAAATCCGACATCGCAACCGCAGATCTGGTCGACGCGGCGAAGGCACCGCGCAAGAGCGATTCGAAGACCATCCATGACCGCCGCTTCAAGGTCGTCACGGATGACAGCCGCGATGCGCTCCTGACCGATTTCGGCAAGGAGACGCTGGACGACCGCTACCTGCTGCCCGGCGAGAAGTACCAGGACATCTTCGCGCGCGTCGCGGATGCCTATGCCGACGATCAGGAGCATGCGCAGCGGCTCTACGACTACATCTCGAAGCTGTGGTTCATGCCCGCTACCCCGGTCCTGTCGAACGGCGGCACCGGGCGCGGCCTGCCGATCTCGTGCTACCTGAACTCGGTGGACGACAGCCTCGAGGGCATCGTCGCGACCTGGAACGAGAACGTCTGGCTCGCCTCGCGCGGCGGCGGCATCGGCACCTACTGGGGCTCGGTGCGCGGCATCGGCGAACCGGTGGGCCTCAACGGCAAGACCAGCGGCATCATTCCCTTCGTGCGCGTGATGGACTCGCTGACCCTCGCGATCTCGCAAGGTTCGCTGCGCCGCGGCTCGGCAGCCTGCTACATCGACGTCTCGCACCCCGAGATCGAGGAGTTCCTCGAGATCCGCAAGCCCTCGGGCGATTTCAACCGCAAGGCGCTCAACCTGCACCACGGCGTGCTGCTCACCGACGAGTTCATGGAAGCCGTGCGCGATGGCCGTGAGTTCGAGCTCAAGAGCCCGCGCGACGGTTCGGTGCGCGGTTCGGTCAATGCCCGCTCGCTGTTCCAGAAGCTGGTCGAAACCCGCCTGGCCACCGGCGAGCCCTACATCGTCTTCTCCGACACCGTGAACCGCATGATGCCCAAACATCACCGTGATCTCGGCCTCAAGGTCTCGACCTCGAACCTTTGCTCGGAAATCACCCTGCCCACGGGCCGCGACCACCTCGGCAACGACCGTACGGCGGTGTGCTGCCTGTCCTCGCTCAACCTGGAAACCTGGGACCAGTGGAAGGGCGAGAAGCGCTTCGTGGAAGACGTGCTGCGCTTCCTCGACAACGTGCTGCAGGACTACATCGACCGCGCGCCGGACGAGATGGCCCGTGCCAAGTATTCGGCCATGCGCGAACGCTCGGTCGGCATGGGCGTGATGGGCTTCCACTCGTTCCTGCAGCAGAAGGGCATCGCCTTCGAAAGCGCGATGGCCAAGGCGCTCAACCTGCAGATGTTCCAGTACATCAACCAGAAGGCCAACGAGGCCTCGATGATGCTCGCCAAGGAACGCGGCCCGTGCCCGGACGCGGCCGATCAGGGCGTGATGGAACGGTTCAGCTGCAAGATGGCGATCGCGCCGACCGCGTCGATCTCGATCATCTGCGGCGGCACCTCGGCCTGCATCGAGCCGATCCCGGCCAACATCTACACCCACAAGACGCTTTCGGGCTCCTTCGTGGTGAAGAACCCCTACCTGCAGAAGCTGCTGGCCTCGAAGTCGAAGGACTCCACCAACGTGTGGAACTCGATCCTCGAGCATGGCGGCTCGGTCCAGCAGCTCGACTTCCTCTCGCCCGAGGAAAAGGCGATCTACAAGACCAGCTTCGAGATCGACCAGCGCTGGCTGCTCGAATTCGCGGCCGACCGCACGCCCTATATCGACCAGGCCCAGTCGCTGAACCTGTTCATCCCGGCCGACGTCGACAAGTGGGACCTGATGATGCTGCACTTCCAGGCCTGGGAGAGGGGCATCAAGTCGCTTTACTACCTGCGCTCCAAGTCGGTGCAGCGCGCCGGTTTCGCCGGCGGTGTGGAAGCGGACAATACCAAGGTCGCACCCAAGTTCGAGATCGGCGAGACCACCGACTACGACGAGTGTCTTGCCTGCCAATAA
- a CDS encoding PepSY domain-containing protein — protein sequence MRKWHRWLSVFFGVFMLWIAVTGVLSQVAVLWPSGAPDAAAQAAAAPPPGFECPEGWRCMPPRGDAGGIRSLTGLFHHLHSGESFGPIGTLISVLSGLTLIFFSISGLWLYVQMWQNRKSRSLNPRWFWK from the coding sequence ATGCGCAAGTGGCACCGATGGCTTTCCGTTTTCTTTGGCGTCTTCATGCTCTGGATCGCCGTGACAGGGGTCCTGAGCCAGGTTGCCGTGCTCTGGCCGAGCGGCGCGCCCGATGCTGCCGCACAGGCCGCGGCCGCGCCGCCGCCCGGCTTCGAATGCCCCGAAGGCTGGCGGTGCATGCCGCCACGCGGCGATGCAGGCGGCATCCGTTCGCTGACCGGGCTGTTCCATCACCTGCACTCGGGTGAAAGCTTCGGCCCGATCGGCACGCTGATTTCGGTGCTCTCCGGCCTGACCCTGATCTTCTTCTCGATTTCGGGCCTGTGGCTCTACGTGCAGATGTGGCAGAACCGGAAGAGCCGCTCGCTCAATCCGCGCTGGTTCTGGAAGTAA
- a CDS encoding DUF2171 domain-containing protein: protein MTEQRSEETAWTTVVGTIRKGMRVLNPDGSCIGIVSGMKGEEIFLDGTPDDQEHDFIVITQVDGVDETSVLLSGRGDATFGLGGTP from the coding sequence ATGACAGAGCAGAGATCGGAGGAAACCGCCTGGACGACGGTCGTGGGAACGATCCGCAAGGGCATGCGGGTACTCAATCCCGACGGTTCGTGCATCGGCATCGTGTCGGGCATGAAGGGAGAGGAGATCTTCCTCGATGGAACGCCGGACGATCAGGAGCACGACTTCATCGTCATCACCCAGGTCGACGGCGTCGACGAGACGAGCGTCCTCCTGTCCGGGCGCGGGGATGCCACCTTCGGGCTTGGCGGCACCCCCTGA
- a CDS encoding ribonucleotide-diphosphate reductase subunit beta, translated as MPLLEARKTYKPFEYPWAYDYWKLQQQVHWLPEEVPLGEDCRDWAQKLSEHERNLLTQIFRFFTQADVEVQDCYHDKYARVFKPTEIKMMLTAFSNMETVHIAAYSHLLDTIGMPESEYGMFLEYAELKDKHDYLQRFGVDSDEDIARTLAMFGGFTEGVQLFASFAMLMNFPRFNKMKGMGQIVSWSVRDESLHCEGITRLFHAFTKERDCLTKAVKEDIADQCQTTVRLEDNFIDLAFELGPVPGMTAKDIKKYIRFIADWRLGQLGLKPIYLIDEHPLPWLQPLLNGVEHANFFETRATEYSKGATRGNWNDVWTNFDQRRKAKANDVDELDDGSEPDMFGGTQAAE; from the coding sequence ATGCCCCTTCTCGAAGCCCGCAAGACCTACAAGCCCTTCGAATATCCCTGGGCCTACGACTACTGGAAGCTCCAGCAGCAGGTCCATTGGCTGCCCGAGGAAGTGCCGCTGGGCGAAGATTGCCGCGACTGGGCGCAGAAGCTTTCCGAGCATGAGCGCAACTTGCTCACGCAGATCTTCCGCTTCTTCACCCAGGCCGACGTCGAGGTGCAGGACTGTTACCACGACAAGTACGCGCGGGTGTTCAAGCCGACCGAGATCAAGATGATGCTCACCGCCTTCTCCAACATGGAGACGGTGCACATCGCGGCCTACTCGCACTTGCTCGACACCATCGGCATGCCCGAGAGCGAGTACGGCATGTTCCTCGAATATGCCGAGCTCAAGGACAAGCACGACTATCTGCAGCGTTTCGGCGTCGATTCCGATGAGGACATTGCCCGCACGCTCGCCATGTTCGGCGGTTTCACAGAGGGCGTGCAGCTTTTCGCGAGCTTCGCGATGCTGATGAACTTCCCGCGCTTCAACAAGATGAAGGGCATGGGCCAGATCGTTTCATGGTCGGTGCGCGACGAATCGCTGCACTGCGAGGGCATCACCCGCCTGTTCCACGCCTTCACCAAGGAACGCGACTGCCTGACCAAGGCGGTGAAGGAAGACATCGCCGACCAGTGCCAGACGACCGTGCGGCTGGAAGACAACTTCATCGACCTGGCCTTCGAGCTGGGCCCGGTCCCCGGCATGACCGCCAAGGACATCAAGAAGTACATCCGCTTCATCGCGGACTGGCGTCTCGGCCAGCTTGGCCTCAAGCCGATCTACCTGATCGACGAGCACCCGCTGCCCTGGCTGCAGCCGCTGCTCAACGGCGTCGAGCATGCCAACTTCTTCGAGACCCGCGCCACCGAATATTCCAAGGGCGCGACCCGCGGCAACTGGAACGACGTCTGGACGAACTTCGACCAGCGCCGCAAGGCCAAGGCCAACGACGTCGACGAACTCGACGACGGCAGCGAGCCCGACATGTTCGGCGGCACGCAGGCAGCGGAGTAA
- a CDS encoding membrane protein, producing MDEMKPTPTPANSGFEFNNPTIISLLYLASFLTGVTAIVGIVLAFVWRNEPKADWEVSHYQYLINTFWIGLVGSVVGFMLMIVLIGFLILPAVAVLVIVRSVLSLLNAQKHAPMPNPSTWLA from the coding sequence ATGGATGAAATGAAGCCCACCCCGACGCCTGCCAATTCAGGTTTCGAGTTCAATAATCCGACGATCATCAGCCTGCTTTATCTTGCCTCGTTCCTGACCGGGGTAACGGCGATCGTCGGCATCGTTCTTGCATTTGTCTGGCGCAACGAACCGAAAGCGGACTGGGAAGTTTCGCATTACCAGTACCTGATCAACACGTTCTGGATCGGGCTGGTCGGCTCTGTCGTGGGCTTCATGCTGATGATCGTGCTGATCGGCTTCCTGATCCTGCCCGCCGTCGCAGTGCTGGTGATCGTGCGCAGCGTGTTGAGCCTGCTCAACGCGCAGAAGCATGCACCGATGCCCAATCCATCAACCTGGCTGGCCTGA
- a CDS encoding NupC/NupG family nucleoside CNT transporter, with protein sequence MHVAYSLIGIALIAAVAFLLSTDRKAIRPRVVGAAFALQAGFAALVLYVPFGRSLLNGASRGVSNLLGYAHAGVEFLFGPLARPEIGGTSFAISALPVIIFFASLISILYYLRIMPLVIRWIGGALEKVTGISKVESLCAASNIFVGQSESPLVIRPYIAGLTPSQLFCVMTVGLAGVAGTILAAYASMGIRIDYLVAAAFMSAPGGIFMAKMIMPDPRRVTLAQEDAALEAAARGAQVEVPHDEERPANIIMAASQGAQTGVKLAVAVGAMVLAFVALIALANGVVGWAAGLFGYQDVTFQSLLGYLLAPIFYLLAAPDWHEAMQAGSLFGTKIVLNEFVAFIDLGGAAGLSPRTVAVVTFALCGFANFSSIAIQMAVTGGLAPNQRPVIARLGLRALAAGSLSNLMSAALAGLFLGLG encoded by the coding sequence ATGCACGTTGCCTATAGCCTCATCGGCATTGCTCTCATCGCGGCTGTCGCATTCCTCCTCTCCACAGATCGCAAGGCCATCCGCCCCCGCGTGGTCGGCGCCGCCTTTGCGCTGCAGGCCGGCTTTGCCGCCCTCGTCCTTTACGTGCCCTTCGGCCGCTCGCTGCTGAACGGCGCGTCACGGGGCGTGAGCAACTTGCTCGGCTATGCCCATGCCGGGGTGGAATTCCTGTTCGGGCCCCTCGCCCGCCCGGAGATCGGCGGCACCAGCTTCGCCATCTCGGCATTGCCGGTCATCATCTTCTTCGCCTCGCTTATCTCGATCCTCTACTACCTGCGGATCATGCCGCTGGTGATCCGCTGGATCGGCGGCGCGCTGGAGAAAGTGACCGGGATCAGCAAGGTCGAAAGCCTGTGCGCGGCCTCCAACATCTTCGTCGGCCAAAGCGAAAGCCCGCTGGTGATTCGCCCCTACATTGCCGGGCTGACACCCTCGCAGCTGTTCTGCGTGATGACGGTCGGCCTGGCCGGGGTCGCCGGCACGATCCTGGCCGCCTATGCCAGCATGGGCATCCGCATCGATTACCTCGTGGCTGCCGCCTTCATGTCCGCACCGGGCGGCATCTTCATGGCCAAGATGATCATGCCCGATCCGCGCAGGGTGACGCTGGCCCAGGAAGATGCGGCGCTGGAAGCCGCTGCCCGCGGCGCACAGGTCGAGGTGCCGCATGACGAGGAACGCCCCGCCAATATCATCATGGCCGCATCGCAAGGCGCGCAGACGGGCGTGAAGCTGGCAGTCGCTGTCGGCGCGATGGTACTTGCCTTCGTTGCCCTGATCGCGCTGGCCAATGGCGTGGTCGGCTGGGCTGCAGGTCTGTTCGGCTACCAGGACGTCACTTTCCAGTCGCTGCTTGGCTACCTGCTCGCGCCGATCTTCTACCTGCTCGCCGCGCCCGACTGGCACGAGGCGATGCAGGCCGGCAGCCTGTTCGGCACGAAGATCGTGCTCAACGAGTTCGTCGCCTTCATCGACCTTGGCGGCGCGGCAGGTCTGTCCCCGCGGACTGTCGCCGTCGTGACCTTCGCGCTGTGCGGCTTTGCCAATTTCTCCTCGATCGCGATCCAGATGGCGGTGACCGGCGGGCTGGCGCCCAACCAGCGCCCGGTGATCGCCCGCCTCGGCCTGCGCGCGCTGGCCGCAGGGAGCCTGTCCAACCTGATGAGCGCGGCGCTGGCCGGACTGTTCCTCGGTCTGGGCTGA
- a CDS encoding queuosine precursor transporter gives MITPPLPQSRNCPPGLMLFSLIYGGMVTLGGVLGAKQVSIGPLAVEAGIFPFLTLVATSSGIAELYGKDTANRLARFGLVPLVMAIALTFFVLQLPTDPGMYEPAKAAFPVILGQSGRMMAAGICAYAVSLTLNIWIFSKLRAATGRFAGLRGFIAAALSQIVDTMIFITISFYGVREIFGILVGQALAKVVLSAVVVPIVIWIVVKLGHFLDGNAENASNRAQER, from the coding sequence ATGATCACGCCCCCCTTGCCGCAATCGCGCAATTGCCCGCCAGGCCTGATGCTCTTCTCGCTGATTTATGGCGGCATGGTGACACTGGGCGGCGTCTTGGGCGCCAAGCAGGTGTCTATCGGGCCGCTTGCGGTGGAGGCGGGTATCTTCCCATTCCTGACCCTGGTGGCGACGTCCAGCGGTATTGCCGAACTCTACGGCAAGGATACCGCGAACCGGCTGGCGCGCTTCGGGCTGGTGCCGCTTGTCATGGCGATCGCGCTGACTTTCTTCGTGCTGCAACTGCCCACCGATCCGGGCATGTATGAGCCGGCCAAGGCCGCCTTTCCGGTAATCCTGGGCCAGTCGGGGCGGATGATGGCGGCAGGGATCTGCGCCTATGCCGTCTCGCTCACGCTCAATATCTGGATCTTCTCGAAGCTGCGGGCCGCGACCGGGCGCTTCGCCGGCTTGCGCGGCTTCATCGCGGCGGCGCTCTCGCAGATCGTCGACACGATGATCTTCATCACCATCTCGTTCTACGGCGTGCGCGAGATCTTCGGGATCCTGGTCGGGCAGGCGCTTGCCAAGGTCGTGCTCTCGGCCGTCGTGGTCCCGATCGTGATCTGGATCGTCGTGAAACTCGGCCATTTTCTGGACGGAAACGCCGAAAATGCTTCAAATCGCGCGCAGGAGCGTTAA
- the argB gene encoding acetylglutamate kinase: MPNPHDPSLLAKAETLVDALPYLQRYAGRTFVVKYGGHAMGDPELAHDFAEDVVLLKAVGINPVVVHGGGPQIGAMLKKVGVESQFIDGLRVTDKATAEVAEMVLSGAINKEIVGWIAKAGGRAMGLSGKDGGLVTARKVQRTSKDPDSNIERVVDLGFVGEPDRIDTSVIESISAAGMIPVIAPIAPGPNGETYNVNADTMAGSIAAALGAARLFLLTDVHGVLDKQGELLTDLRPADIDRLQKDGTISGGMIPKLETCVHAVEAGCEAAVVLDGRVSHAMLLEIFTQEGAGTLIRAG, translated from the coding sequence ATGCCGAATCCACACGATCCCTCGCTCCTTGCCAAGGCCGAAACGCTCGTCGACGCGCTGCCTTACCTGCAGCGTTACGCAGGTCGCACCTTCGTCGTGAAGTACGGCGGCCATGCCATGGGCGATCCCGAACTGGCGCACGATTTCGCCGAAGATGTCGTCCTGCTCAAGGCGGTGGGCATCAACCCCGTGGTCGTCCACGGCGGCGGCCCGCAGATCGGTGCCATGCTCAAGAAGGTCGGGGTGGAAAGCCAGTTCATCGACGGGCTGCGCGTCACCGACAAGGCGACTGCCGAAGTGGCCGAGATGGTCCTTTCAGGGGCGATCAACAAGGAGATCGTGGGCTGGATCGCCAAGGCCGGCGGGCGCGCGATGGGCCTGTCGGGCAAGGACGGCGGCCTCGTCACCGCCCGCAAGGTGCAGCGCACCAGCAAGGATCCGGACAGCAATATCGAGCGCGTGGTCGATCTCGGCTTCGTCGGCGAACCCGACAGGATCGATACCAGCGTGATCGAATCGATTTCGGCGGCGGGCATGATCCCGGTCATCGCGCCGATCGCGCCGGGCCCCAATGGCGAGACCTACAACGTCAACGCCGATACGATGGCCGGCTCCATCGCGGCGGCACTGGGCGCAGCGCGCCTGTTCCTGCTCACCGACGTGCACGGCGTGCTCGACAAGCAGGGAGAGCTGCTGACCGACTTGCGCCCGGCCGACATCGACCGCCTGCAGAAGGACGGAACCATCTCGGGAGGGATGATCCCGAAGCTGGAAACCTGCGTCCATGCCGTGGAAGCTGGGTGTGAAGCCGCCGTTGTCCTTGACGGACGGGTATCGCATGCCATGTTATTGGAAATTTTCACGCAGGAAGGTGCCGGCACGCTCATCCGCGCAGGCTAG
- a CDS encoding YggT family protein gives MLFYTLYQIIDYLVNIIVFVVIVQFVLGLLIAFNVVNMHNQFVASVYQALNALLEPLLRPIRRLMPSTGTIDFSPMILIIGLTILQIILGNLARAYG, from the coding sequence TTGCTCTTCTACACCCTCTACCAGATCATCGATTACCTCGTGAACATCATCGTGTTCGTGGTGATCGTGCAGTTCGTGCTGGGCCTGTTGATCGCCTTCAACGTGGTCAACATGCACAACCAGTTCGTGGCGTCGGTCTATCAGGCCCTCAATGCCCTGCTCGAACCGCTGCTGCGGCCGATCAGGCGCCTGATGCCCAGCACCGGGACGATCGATTTCTCGCCCATGATCCTGATCATCGGGCTTACCATCCTCCAGATCATCCTGGGCAATCTCGCAAGGGCCTACGGCTGA
- the folD gene encoding bifunctional methylenetetrahydrofolate dehydrogenase/methenyltetrahydrofolate cyclohydrolase FolD: MSEAAIIDGKAFAEGLRGRVATFASQFEAKAGRKAGLAVVLVGEDPASQVYVRNKGKQTLACGMNSFEHKLDADTSEADLLALVEKLNADPAVDGILVQLPLPAHMNEQKVIATINPDKDVDGFHVVNVGRLATGLPGFVPCTPLGCLMLLKDRLGSLSGLDAVVIGRSNIVGKPMAQLLTAESCTVTIAHSRTKDLPEVVRRADIVVAAVGRPEMVKGDWIKPGATVIDVGINRVPAAEEGKTKLVGDVDFASALPVAGAITPVPGGVGPMTIAVLLRNTLVAAHRNAGVALDENAI; this comes from the coding sequence ATGAGCGAAGCAGCGATTATCGACGGCAAGGCATTCGCCGAAGGCCTGCGCGGCCGCGTCGCCACTTTCGCGTCGCAGTTCGAGGCGAAGGCCGGGCGCAAGGCTGGCCTGGCAGTGGTTCTCGTGGGTGAGGACCCGGCAAGCCAGGTCTATGTGCGCAACAAGGGCAAGCAGACGCTTGCCTGCGGGATGAACAGCTTCGAGCACAAGCTTGATGCCGACACGAGCGAGGCAGACCTGCTGGCGCTCGTCGAAAAGCTCAATGCCGACCCGGCGGTGGACGGGATTCTCGTCCAGCTGCCGCTGCCTGCGCACATGAACGAGCAGAAGGTCATCGCCACGATCAATCCGGACAAGGACGTCGACGGTTTCCATGTCGTCAATGTCGGCCGTCTGGCGACCGGGCTGCCCGGTTTCGTGCCCTGCACGCCGCTGGGCTGCTTGATGCTGCTGAAGGACCGGCTCGGCTCGCTTTCGGGCCTCGATGCCGTGGTCATCGGTCGCTCCAACATCGTCGGCAAGCCGATGGCGCAGTTGCTCACGGCGGAAAGTTGCACGGTGACGATTGCGCACAGCCGCACCAAAGACCTTCCCGAGGTCGTGCGCCGCGCCGACATCGTCGTGGCTGCCGTGGGTCGTCCGGAAATGGTCAAGGGTGACTGGATCAAGCCCGGTGCCACCGTGATCGACGTAGGTATCAACCGCGTTCCCGCGGCAGAGGAAGGCAAGACGAAGCTCGTTGGCGACGTCGACTTCGCTTCGGCCTTGCCAGTTGCCGGGGCGATCACCCCGGTACCCGGCGGCGTGGGGCCGATGACGATTGCCGTGCTCCTGCGCAATACCCTGGTGGCCGCGCATCGCAACGCCGGCGTCGCGCTTGACGAGAACGCGATTTGA
- a CDS encoding MarC family protein: MLELFLSAFVSLFVVIDPPGCAPIYAGLSADATRRQAIAMAARACVIAAIILVIFALFGEKLLGALHIELNAFRIAGGIMLFMIATEMVFEKRTQRREERAEKIMATPEVEDVSVFPMAMPMLAGPGSIATIMLLTARAQGIEQTFAVLGAMLLVLLLSFAALAAAGPLMRVLGDKVEAVITRLLGVLLAALAAQYVIDGVTAVLRFPAAA, from the coding sequence ATGCTTGAGCTGTTTCTTTCGGCTTTCGTATCGCTGTTCGTTGTCATCGACCCGCCCGGGTGCGCGCCGATCTATGCCGGACTTTCGGCCGACGCCACGCGGCGGCAGGCCATTGCGATGGCTGCCCGTGCCTGCGTCATCGCCGCGATCATTCTCGTCATATTCGCGCTGTTCGGCGAAAAGCTGCTTGGCGCGCTGCACATCGAGCTCAATGCCTTTCGCATCGCAGGCGGCATCATGCTGTTCATGATCGCCACCGAAATGGTGTTCGAAAAGCGTACGCAGCGCCGCGAAGAGCGGGCCGAGAAAATCATGGCGACGCCGGAAGTGGAGGACGTGTCGGTCTTCCCGATGGCCATGCCGATGCTCGCCGGGCCGGGTTCTATCGCCACGATCATGCTGCTGACCGCGCGCGCCCAGGGCATCGAGCAGACCTTTGCCGTGCTGGGCGCGATGCTGCTCGTCCTTTTGCTCAGCTTTGCCGCGCTTGCTGCCGCCGGGCCCTTGATGCGGGTGCTGGGGGACAAGGTGGAGGCGGTGATTACCCGCCTGCTGGGCGTCCTGCTGGCCGCGCTGGCGGCGCAGTACGTAATCGACGGCGTCACCGCCGTGCTGCGCTTCCCGGCGGCGGCCTGA
- a CDS encoding LON peptidase substrate-binding domain-containing protein — MTRITIFPLPGVVLYPGLQLPLHIFEPRYRAMISDALARDRLIGMIQPQRPEEGAPLFSIGCLGRIGDVEALEDGRFNIILEGESRFRIVKELDVTTPFRQVEAELIEESEDEALAPVERASFEREARRFADMQGYAVDWDQVARLDDVSLINGVSQIAPFDPAAKQALLEANGLGARCELLVQLMQFFGRHGEGDEEGVTLQ; from the coding sequence GTGACGCGCATCACCATCTTTCCCCTGCCCGGGGTGGTTCTCTATCCGGGACTGCAGCTGCCGCTGCACATCTTCGAACCGCGCTACCGGGCGATGATAAGTGATGCGCTCGCGCGCGACCGGCTGATCGGCATGATCCAGCCTCAGCGGCCAGAGGAAGGCGCCCCGCTCTTCTCGATCGGCTGTCTGGGCCGCATCGGCGACGTTGAAGCGCTCGAGGACGGGCGCTTCAACATCATTCTCGAAGGCGAATCGCGTTTCCGCATCGTCAAGGAACTCGATGTCACCACCCCGTTCCGGCAGGTCGAGGCCGAACTGATCGAGGAGAGCGAGGACGAAGCCCTCGCCCCGGTCGAGCGCGCCAGCTTCGAACGGGAAGCGCGCCGCTTTGCCGACATGCAGGGCTATGCGGTAGACTGGGATCAGGTCGCCCGGCTGGACGACGTCTCGCTGATCAACGGCGTTTCACAGATCGCCCCGTTCGACCCCGCCGCCAAGCAGGCCCTGCTTGAAGCCAACGGGCTGGGCGCGCGATGCGAGCTGCTCGTGCAGCTCATGCAGTTCTTCGGCCGCCACGGCGAAGGCGACGAAGAAGGCGTGACCCTGCAGTAG